In one Butyrivibrio proteoclasticus B316 genomic region, the following are encoded:
- a CDS encoding FecCD family ABC transporter permease, protein MEIVIVVVALLSSVAYGSKSIPFGDVLGYLFNSGSDSFEAAVIAARIPRTVFGVLAGSALGVSGALMQAITRNPVADPSILGVNTGASLMVVIGIAYLNISSGLGLIGLSFVGAILTALFVYGIASYGFGGANSLKLALSGAAVSTALGALVNTIMLPDSQVMKEFRFWQIGSIGGATCDDIRLVLPFVIIGIIMALILASSLNAMALGDEMAVSLGVNVGLVRALSALAGVMLCAVVTAIAGPVGFVGLMLPHLVRQLLDNDMRLIIPFSAVGGAGLLVISDVIGRVLGRPGELEVGIITAILGAPIFIWIVARSKAKGM, encoded by the coding sequence TTGGAAATAGTTATCGTGGTAGTAGCGCTGCTTAGCTCAGTAGCTTATGGCAGCAAGAGCATCCCCTTTGGGGATGTTCTTGGCTACCTTTTTAATTCCGGTAGCGATTCCTTTGAGGCTGCAGTTATAGCCGCCAGAATACCAAGAACAGTCTTTGGTGTTTTGGCTGGTTCTGCGCTTGGGGTATCCGGTGCCCTGATGCAGGCAATAACCAGAAACCCTGTGGCAGATCCTAGTATTCTTGGTGTCAATACAGGGGCTTCTCTTATGGTGGTGATTGGAATTGCTTACCTCAATATTAGTTCAGGGCTTGGGTTAATTGGCCTGTCTTTTGTAGGCGCAATACTGACAGCTCTTTTCGTCTATGGAATTGCTTCCTATGGATTTGGCGGTGCCAATTCACTTAAGCTTGCTCTCTCAGGAGCCGCAGTCAGTACTGCCCTCGGAGCTTTAGTCAACACCATAATGCTGCCTGATTCTCAGGTAATGAAAGAATTCAGATTCTGGCAGATTGGCAGTATAGGCGGTGCCACCTGTGATGATATCAGGCTCGTACTTCCTTTTGTGATCATAGGAATAATCATGGCTCTAATTCTTGCATCATCCTTAAATGCTATGGCACTTGGGGATGAAATGGCAGTTTCTCTCGGAGTTAATGTAGGCCTTGTAAGGGCTCTTTCTGCACTGGCGGGTGTCATGCTGTGTGCTGTCGTTACAGCAATTGCGGGACCTGTCGGCTTTGTAGGGCTGATGCTCCCCCATCTTGTAAGGCAGCTCCTTGATAATGATATGAGGCTTATAATTCCTTTTTCTGCTGTTGGCGGGGCTGGGCTTCTGGTGATATCTGACGTGATTGGAAGAGTTCTGGGGCGTCCCGGTGAACTGGAAGTCGGCATAATTACTGCAATTCTCGGAGCTCCTATTTTTATCTGGATTGTAGCAAGAAGTAAGGCTAAAGGTATGTAA
- a CDS encoding DUF551 domain-containing protein, which yields MDKWIKVSDKMPNSGELVLAYHTYDAPFHSDQHIIISRFEYQDYWMNGTITHWILYPAPPEK from the coding sequence ATGGATAAATGGATTAAAGTATCAGATAAAATGCCAAATAGCGGAGAGTTGGTCTTGGCATATCATACCTATGATGCCCCATTCCATAGTGACCAACATATCATCATTTCCCGCTTTGAATATCAAGATTACTGGATGAATGGAACAATCACACACTGGATACTGTATCCTGCGCCTCCAGAGAAATAA
- a CDS encoding ABC transporter substrate-binding protein — protein MKRKLLSVLTALALTAGVTACGSADNADNINEESSALEVTNETADSAAPEANADSTSLSNSNASFPMTIKHALGETVISEKPENVVAIAWGNPDVPLALGVVPVGISEANFGPRDENGLLAWTANAFTELGAEPNVFDDTDGWDYEAIADCAPDVILAAYSGLSQEEYDRLSEIAPVVAYPEIAWSTTWQDETINDASALGLEDEGRTLVAETEELIAEKLSEYPDLEGKKVGFFWLSEDDLGTFYIYTNNDPRAAFLGDLGLVTSESVTNLIEDDTAFSITVSAENADLLDDVDIIITYGQESLVEAMQKDGRFSKIPAVNNGAFVLLDSNDVLAAASTPTVLSIPYCIDDYLKALNDAAAKIQ, from the coding sequence ATGAAAAGAAAATTATTATCAGTACTAACTGCGCTTGCACTTACAGCAGGCGTTACAGCATGCGGCTCAGCCGATAATGCTGACAATATAAATGAGGAATCATCTGCTCTTGAAGTGACAAATGAGACAGCTGATAGCGCTGCTCCAGAAGCTAATGCAGACAGCACATCACTTTCAAACAGCAATGCTTCTTTTCCTATGACAATTAAACACGCACTCGGCGAAACAGTTATTTCTGAAAAGCCAGAAAACGTAGTAGCTATCGCATGGGGTAACCCTGATGTTCCTCTTGCTCTTGGAGTTGTTCCTGTAGGAATCTCTGAGGCAAACTTTGGACCACGCGATGAGAACGGACTTCTTGCATGGACAGCTAATGCTTTCACAGAGCTTGGTGCAGAGCCAAATGTTTTTGACGATACAGACGGATGGGACTATGAGGCGATCGCAGATTGCGCTCCCGACGTTATCCTCGCAGCTTATTCAGGACTTAGCCAGGAAGAATATGACAGACTTTCAGAGATTGCTCCTGTTGTAGCATATCCTGAGATTGCCTGGTCAACAACCTGGCAGGATGAGACAATTAACGACGCTTCTGCTCTTGGTCTTGAAGACGAAGGCAGAACTCTTGTAGCAGAGACTGAGGAACTTATCGCAGAGAAGCTTTCCGAGTACCCTGATCTTGAGGGTAAAAAAGTTGGTTTCTTCTGGCTCAGCGAAGATGATCTTGGAACTTTCTATATTTATACTAACAATGATCCAAGAGCCGCTTTCCTTGGAGACCTTGGCCTTGTTACATCGGAAAGTGTAACTAATCTCATCGAAGATGATACAGCTTTTTCTATAACTGTAAGTGCTGAGAATGCAGATCTCCTTGATGATGTTGATATCATCATCACTTACGGTCAGGAGTCACTTGTAGAAGCTATGCAGAAGGATGGAAGATTCTCCAAGATTCCTGCTGTTAATAACGGAGCTTTTGTACTTCTTGACTCAAACGATGTACTTGCAGCTGCAAGCACACCAACTGTTCTGTCTATACCATATTGCATTGATGATTATCTGAAAGCGTTAAATGATGCCGCAGCAAAAATACAGTAA
- a CDS encoding ABC transporter ATP-binding protein has protein sequence MSKVIDVKDLCKTYVVNKKQNNVLRNVSFSIEDGEMVGIMGPSGSGKSTLLYTVSGMDRMTAGSVSFDGKELSDLNDNEMADVRLDDMGFIFQQMYMMKNLSILDNIILPAVKSRKCRESRNDTEKRGRALMRKLGIEETADNDINEVSGGQLQRACICRSMINNPKVIFADEPTGALNRTASDEVMDEMVGLNKEGTTIMLVTHDVKVASRCSRVLYIVDGNIQGEYKLGNFEGKENLRDRERMLNNWLLEMGW, from the coding sequence ATGAGCAAAGTTATAGATGTTAAGGATTTGTGCAAGACCTATGTAGTTAATAAAAAACAGAATAATGTTCTTAGGAATGTAAGTTTTTCCATAGAAGATGGTGAAATGGTAGGAATCATGGGCCCTTCGGGCTCAGGTAAGTCAACCCTTTTGTACACAGTCTCCGGAATGGACAGAATGACTGCAGGAAGTGTCTCTTTTGACGGAAAAGAGCTGTCTGACCTAAACGATAATGAGATGGCTGACGTAAGACTTGATGATATGGGATTTATATTTCAGCAGATGTATATGATGAAAAATCTCTCAATTCTCGATAATATAATATTACCGGCAGTTAAATCCCGCAAATGCAGGGAGAGCAGAAATGATACTGAGAAAAGAGGACGAGCTCTCATGAGAAAGCTTGGAATCGAGGAAACTGCTGATAATGATATCAATGAGGTTTCAGGTGGTCAGCTTCAGAGAGCCTGTATCTGCAGGAGCATGATCAATAATCCCAAGGTCATATTTGCAGATGAACCGACCGGAGCGCTCAACCGCACAGCTTCTGATGAAGTTATGGATGAGATGGTTGGCCTGAACAAGGAGGGCACAACGATCATGCTGGTCACACATGATGTCAAGGTTGCGAGCAGATGCTCGAGAGTACTGTATATCGTCGATGGAAACATTCAGGGAGAGTACAAACTGGGAAACTTTGAGGGCAAAGAAAACCTGAGGGACAGGGAGAGAATGCTCAATAACTGGTTACTAGAGATGGGCTGGTAA
- a CDS encoding ABC transporter permease, with amino-acid sequence MFFRILRNDLKRKKIMNTVLLLFVILSAMFAASSANNMVSVYGGIDYFAEKAGMSDYIVLTLNENGSCPADDAIKRAKSVTDTKKEDIIYLASKNLKKDGKKYVDFENTGLITSIEERQLNYFDANDEVIEEIPEGHIYLGGLLADESRTTIGDKVSIEIEGISKDFIIDGYIKDALFGSPYMGNPRVLMNGRDADEYMDKDEVRLFHTGSIYYIFTDDLKALKQELSDIQGALLSIDTSVLKMTFMLDMVTAGLLMVVSICLILISFAMLSFTIKFTQAEDFREIGVMKAVGLKAGAIRRLYLIKYLFLACIGAIIGYFLSIPFGDFLLKSVSKRLLLGNENHVLIGIVSAIAVVAIIVLFCYGCTGSIRKMSPIDAVRNGETGERFRKKAVITLSRSRLSSNLFLALNDILSKPRQYVSMLVTFTVCLLLITMLANTANTLMSDKLLFLMGTTDSDVFMASTERIMETMGSRDEDTLRNIIEDIEDKLKENKMPGKVHVELMYNIPVTFDNEKIQVMMQQCKDTQTTEYVYSSGMAPLYENEVAFTRQILDDLGAEIGDKVTMEINGEKREYLITATFSSFNQIGKVGRLHQDVPVREIDAVSAHAFQIDFDDDPTDEVIEERIEKLKDIFETQEIFDKAEYVDESTSSASTLNYAKNLVLVMAIIIACLVTVLMERSFISKETGEIALMKAIGFRNRAICAQHTLRFASLMVIASVISAIMTIPFTRLVCDRIFAIMGAMSGIEYKIVPAEVFILYPAILSIAVVAAAFITSLYAGTVRADALGNIE; translated from the coding sequence ATGTTTTTCAGAATATTGCGAAATGATCTAAAGCGCAAGAAGATCATGAATACGGTACTCCTGCTTTTTGTGATACTCTCTGCGATGTTTGCAGCAAGTAGTGCCAACAATATGGTTTCGGTGTACGGAGGCATCGACTACTTTGCTGAGAAGGCCGGAATGTCTGACTATATAGTTCTGACCCTCAATGAAAACGGAAGCTGCCCGGCAGATGACGCCATAAAAAGAGCTAAATCAGTTACGGATACCAAGAAAGAGGACATCATATACCTTGCCTCCAAGAACCTTAAAAAAGACGGTAAAAAATATGTGGATTTTGAAAATACCGGACTTATAACTTCAATAGAGGAACGACAACTTAATTACTTTGATGCTAATGATGAAGTGATAGAGGAAATTCCTGAGGGCCACATCTATCTGGGAGGGCTTCTTGCCGATGAATCCAGAACAACTATTGGAGATAAGGTCAGCATCGAGATTGAAGGGATATCCAAAGATTTCATTATAGACGGATATATCAAGGATGCGCTCTTTGGTTCACCCTATATGGGAAATCCAAGAGTTCTGATGAACGGTCGTGATGCAGATGAATACATGGATAAAGATGAAGTAAGGCTTTTCCATACAGGCAGCATCTATTATATTTTCACAGATGACCTCAAGGCGCTCAAGCAGGAGCTGTCTGACATTCAGGGAGCACTTCTGTCAATAGATACGTCTGTTCTCAAGATGACCTTTATGCTTGATATGGTGACTGCAGGGCTTTTGATGGTAGTCAGCATATGCCTTATCCTTATTTCTTTTGCCATGCTGTCATTCACTATCAAATTCACGCAGGCTGAGGATTTCAGAGAAATTGGAGTTATGAAGGCAGTTGGACTAAAAGCCGGTGCCATAAGACGCCTTTATCTCATTAAATACCTGTTTTTAGCCTGCATCGGCGCTATAATAGGCTATTTTCTGAGCATTCCTTTTGGCGATTTTCTGCTTAAGAGCGTCAGCAAAAGACTTCTCCTTGGAAATGAGAACCATGTACTTATAGGGATTGTGAGCGCAATAGCAGTTGTGGCAATAATAGTTCTTTTTTGCTATGGATGCACAGGCAGCATCAGGAAAATGTCCCCAATTGATGCAGTGAGAAACGGGGAGACAGGAGAGAGATTCAGGAAAAAAGCTGTGATCACCCTCTCGAGGAGTAGGCTATCTTCCAATCTTTTCCTTGCACTCAACGACATTCTCAGTAAGCCCAGGCAGTATGTGAGCATGCTTGTGACATTTACAGTATGTCTTCTTTTAATAACCATGCTGGCTAATACGGCCAACACTCTGATGAGTGATAAACTTCTCTTCCTCATGGGAACGACTGACAGTGATGTTTTCATGGCTTCTACCGAGAGAATCATGGAAACCATGGGAAGCAGGGATGAAGATACGCTCAGGAACATCATAGAGGATATTGAGGATAAGCTAAAAGAAAATAAGATGCCTGGCAAAGTCCATGTGGAGCTCATGTACAACATTCCTGTCACGTTTGATAATGAAAAAATCCAGGTCATGATGCAGCAGTGTAAGGATACTCAAACCACCGAATATGTCTACAGCAGCGGAATGGCTCCTTTATATGAAAACGAAGTGGCATTTACAAGGCAGATACTAGATGACCTTGGCGCGGAAATTGGCGATAAGGTTACCATGGAGATAAATGGAGAGAAAAGAGAGTACCTCATAACAGCCACATTTTCCTCTTTTAACCAGATTGGAAAAGTCGGAAGGCTCCATCAGGATGTTCCTGTCAGGGAAATTGATGCTGTATCTGCCCATGCTTTTCAGATAGATTTCGACGATGATCCTACAGATGAAGTTATTGAGGAGAGGATTGAGAAGTTAAAAGATATTTTTGAAACACAGGAAATATTTGACAAGGCAGAGTATGTTGACGAATCAACAAGCTCAGCGTCAACTCTAAATTACGCCAAGAATCTGGTACTTGTAATGGCAATTATAATAGCATGTCTTGTTACAGTGCTGATGGAGAGATCCTTTATCAGCAAGGAAACGGGAGAGATAGCACTGATGAAAGCTATTGGCTTTAGGAACAGAGCGATATGTGCTCAGCACACCTTGAGATTTGCGTCTCTCATGGTCATAGCATCAGTAATCTCGGCTATAATGACAATTCCGTTTACAAGACTTGTCTGTGACAGGATATTTGCGATAATGGGCGCTATGTCCGGAATTGAGTACAAGATAGTTCCTGCAGAAGTTTTCATACTGTATCCTGCTATCCTGTCTATAGCGGTTGTGGCAGCAGCTTTTATTACATCCCTTTACGCCGGGACTGTTAGAGCAGATGCCCTTGGAAATATTGAGTAA
- a CDS encoding RNA-guided endonuclease TnpB family protein, whose amino-acid sequence MEQMTVTAKIQISVNTESKVLLDETMSVYSDACNYVSDYVFRTHDLKQFSLNKVLYSTLREEFGLKSQMAQSVFKTVIARYKTILENQKEWIQPSFKKPQYDLVWNRDYSLTQSCFSVNTLNGRVKLPYFAEGMSKYFDHTIYKFGTAKLVNKHGKYFLHIPVTYDIEECNISDICNVVGIDRGINFVASTYDSKHKSGFVSGKAIKQKRASYVKLRKELQMRQTPSSRRRLKAIGQRENRWMQDVNHQVSKALVENNPKHTLFVLEDLSGIRNATERVRAKDRYVSVSWSFYDLEQKLSYKAKQNQSIVIKVNPCYTSQCCPVCGHIEKANRDKKIHLFTCKNCGYKSNDDRIGAMNLYRMGINYLEDSQVPDTVMAE is encoded by the coding sequence ATGGAACAAATGACAGTTACGGCTAAAATACAGATATCCGTTAATACAGAAAGTAAGGTTTTACTTGATGAAACCATGTCTGTTTATTCTGATGCCTGCAATTATGTATCTGACTATGTGTTCCGTACTCACGACCTAAAGCAGTTCTCACTTAACAAGGTTTTGTATTCTACACTCCGAGAAGAGTTTGGACTTAAATCTCAGATGGCTCAGTCCGTATTTAAGACTGTCATTGCAAGATATAAGACCATTCTTGAAAATCAGAAAGAGTGGATTCAGCCATCTTTCAAGAAGCCACAGTATGACCTTGTATGGAACAGGGATTATTCCCTTACACAAAGTTGTTTTTCGGTTAATACACTGAATGGTCGTGTGAAACTTCCTTATTTTGCTGAAGGTATGTCTAAGTATTTTGACCATACAATCTATAAGTTTGGCACAGCTAAACTCGTAAACAAGCATGGTAAGTATTTTTTACATATCCCCGTTACTTATGATATCGAGGAATGCAATATCTCCGATATCTGTAATGTTGTTGGCATCGACAGAGGTATTAACTTTGTTGCTTCCACTTATGATAGTAAGCACAAGTCTGGTTTTGTAAGCGGTAAAGCCATCAAGCAGAAACGTGCAAGCTATGTCAAACTTCGTAAGGAACTCCAAATGCGTCAGACACCATCATCAAGACGTAGACTCAAAGCTATCGGTCAGCGAGAAAACCGTTGGATGCAGGATGTAAACCATCAAGTATCAAAGGCACTCGTTGAGAACAATCCGAAGCATACACTCTTTGTCCTTGAAGATTTGTCGGGCATTCGCAATGCTACAGAGCGTGTCAGAGCCAAAGACCGCTATGTGTCTGTTTCTTGGTCTTTCTATGACCTTGAGCAGAAACTCTCCTACAAGGCTAAACAGAATCAGTCTATCGTTATTAAGGTTAATCCTTGCTATACAAGTCAGTGCTGTCCTGTATGTGGGCACATTGAAAAAGCTAACCGTGACAAGAAGATACATCTGTTCACCTGTAAGAACTGTGGCTATAAGTCTAACGATGACCGCATTGGAGCTATGAATCTGTACCGTATGGGAATCAATTATCTTGAAGATAGTCAAGTACCTGATACAGTTATGGCAGAGTAA
- a CDS encoding response regulator transcription factor, translating into MTDILVVEDNQELREVLVDFLRNEGYTVSGTGDGDKALALYEKYGARLLVLDIMLPGASGMRILDKVREKSNTPVIMVSAKLGKDDKLSALISGADDYIEKPYDIDILIAKIKGIFKRRLAIDEITDGNITLDLVHEQIIKDGQVIEATTKEFELLKLLMENKGHTLVKHYIFSTIWGSDSESEEQTLTVHIRRLREKLEDNPKVPVRIITVWGKGYRYE; encoded by the coding sequence ATGACAGATATCTTAGTGGTTGAAGATAATCAGGAACTAAGGGAAGTTCTTGTGGATTTCCTGAGAAATGAAGGTTACACCGTATCCGGAACAGGAGATGGTGACAAGGCCCTTGCACTGTATGAAAAATATGGTGCAAGGCTTCTTGTGCTTGATATAATGCTGCCCGGCGCAAGTGGCATGAGGATTCTTGATAAAGTCAGGGAAAAATCCAACACCCCGGTTATCATGGTGAGCGCCAAGCTGGGCAAAGATGATAAGCTCAGTGCCCTAATATCCGGTGCTGATGATTATATAGAAAAACCCTATGATATAGATATCCTCATAGCCAAGATCAAGGGCATATTTAAAAGGCGCCTTGCCATTGATGAAATTACAGATGGGAACATAACGCTTGACCTTGTCCATGAGCAGATAATAAAAGATGGCCAGGTTATTGAAGCTACCACCAAGGAATTTGAACTCTTAAAGCTCCTGATGGAGAACAAGGGGCATACTCTTGTGAAACATTATATTTTCAGCACGATCTGGGGCTCGGACTCAGAGTCGGAGGAACAGACTCTTACAGTTCATATCAGAAGGCTCAGGGAGAAGCTGGAAGATAATCCCAAAGTTCCTGTGAGGATCATAACCGTGTGGGGGAAGGGGTACCGCTACGAATAA
- a CDS encoding sensor histidine kinase → MAIFFVVMLFLISGIALFWSANEDKTSANLYKIEINRVENELKNADDPDYIPDLSRYETISGVHRYEPEDGDSFFSTGDSYHISDIDGRLYRIEYSVDLSGERKKVYKAAIISIGATILSLIFFLVYFYITIIRHFNQIAEYPGHLSKGNLTLPLSKEKNGIFGEFLWGLDMLREKLEEEKKKNLELQKERNVFLLSLSHDIKTPVSAIKLYSAALKKNLYKEENKIQEVGEKIEKNAGEIEEYISKIIKSSDEDFLDLRVQDQEFYLSEAISPIRDYYQDKLGPLGTEFSIDSFTDILLRGDRDRFVEALQNIMENAIKYGDGEYIRMSFCDEEDARLITVTNSGCTLKESEMERIFESFYRGSNVSARPGSGLGLYIARKLINKMGGEIFASIDGDLFKVTIVMHKVNYHAPKGTWLATPL, encoded by the coding sequence ATGGCCATATTCTTTGTAGTCATGTTGTTTCTGATCTCGGGAATAGCTTTGTTTTGGTCTGCAAATGAGGATAAAACCTCTGCAAATCTATACAAGATAGAGATTAACAGAGTTGAGAACGAACTTAAGAATGCAGATGATCCTGACTATATCCCTGATCTTTCAAGGTATGAAACTATCTCAGGAGTGCATAGATATGAACCCGAGGATGGTGATTCATTTTTTTCAACCGGAGACAGTTACCATATTTCAGATATTGATGGCAGACTTTACCGTATTGAGTATTCTGTTGATCTGTCCGGAGAAAGAAAAAAAGTCTATAAAGCGGCCATTATTTCTATAGGAGCGACTATTCTTTCGCTGATTTTTTTCCTGGTTTATTTCTACATTACAATCATCAGACATTTTAACCAAATTGCAGAATACCCTGGGCACCTATCCAAGGGAAACTTAACGCTCCCACTTTCCAAAGAGAAAAACGGAATATTTGGAGAGTTTTTATGGGGGCTTGATATGCTGAGAGAGAAGCTTGAAGAGGAAAAAAAGAAAAATCTGGAGCTTCAAAAGGAGAGAAATGTATTCCTGCTTTCTTTATCCCACGATATTAAAACCCCTGTTTCTGCGATCAAGCTGTACAGCGCAGCACTTAAAAAGAACCTCTACAAAGAAGAGAATAAGATACAGGAAGTTGGGGAAAAAATCGAGAAAAATGCCGGAGAGATTGAAGAGTATATTTCAAAGATAATCAAATCTTCGGATGAAGACTTCCTGGATCTACGGGTACAGGATCAGGAGTTTTATTTATCAGAAGCTATCTCTCCGATAAGAGATTACTATCAGGATAAGCTGGGACCTCTTGGAACAGAATTTAGTATTGACAGTTTTACGGATATTCTGCTTCGGGGCGACAGAGACAGATTTGTTGAAGCCCTGCAGAACATCATGGAAAATGCCATTAAATATGGTGATGGAGAGTATATCAGAATGTCTTTTTGTGATGAAGAGGATGCCAGACTTATTACTGTTACTAACAGCGGCTGCACTCTTAAAGAGAGCGAAATGGAGCGTATATTTGAGAGCTTCTACAGGGGTTCCAATGTTTCAGCAAGGCCCGGAAGCGGACTTGGGTTATACATAGCCAGAAAACTCATAAACAAGATGGGAGGAGAAATCTTTGCTTCGATAGATGGAGACCTGTTTAAGGTCACTATCGTCATGCACAAAGTCAACTACCACGCACCTAAAGGTACGTGGCTTGCGACTCCCCTGTAG